In Helicobacter anatolicus, the sequence GCCTAATGTACAATATCATAAATATTTAGATAATCTCTTTTTTAAAGATTTATTGTATTCTGTGGATTATGGTTTTAGAAATACCTATAGAGATGTTGGGTATGGATATGTGGAAAATAGTTTAAAAATTCCTGTGGGTATGCAATTTTCTTTACTAAAAAAATATCTTTCTCTTGGGATATGGTCGGATTTATATATTAGTAATTTAGGAATTAATAATTCTTCAAAAAGCTATATTAATAAAGATATTACTACGCGTGGTTTTGGGAATTTTGTATCGACAAATCTTCATGTTATTTTAAATACAGATCTAGCAAAATCTTATGATAAGGTTTTTCATGTTATGCAGTTTGAAGCATCTCTTACAATACCTTATTTTAAACATTCTGATGGTTTATTGCATGAAAAATTTTTTACTTCTAATGACTACGGACAATATTACAATAAGGCAACAGGGCAATATAATATTAATGGAAATTTTTATAATGATATTTGGAATCCATCGACATTAGGTGAATATGTTACTACTTTAAAAAGATTAGATATGAAAATGATGCATTATTTTTATGGTATTGGAGGCAAAGAGCTTTTTTATTGGCGTATTTTACAAGGATTAAATTTTGATGATCCTGTCGCATTTTACCGCAATCCCCTTGAAAATAAAATTGGTTTTTCTCCAGTAGATGGCCTGGATTTATCTGCAATTTTTTCTTATTCTTTTTATTATCAAAATATTCAAGAAATTTCTATTAGTGCTACTTACAACAGAAAATATTTAAAAAGTGGAATTACTTACTATATTAAGAATCAATTTATTGATATTACTACACTTAAACAAGCAACAACATCAGCTAATTATTTATCATTTAATTTTAGCAATGATTTTGGATATTTTGGACTTAATGCTTCAGCGAGTTTAAATTTTAATAATTGGGGAAAATATCGTGATTATTCTACTGTGGTTACTAATTGGTCAGTTGGAATTTTTAAAAATATTCGTTGCTTTGGATTTGCATTAAAATTAGCAAGTCAGCGTACCCCAATTCTTACAAATGATACAAATTCTGGAGGTTATGCTTCAAGTGTTTTGAATAATACTTATATTAAATTTGAATTTAGTTTTGTGCCATTAGCACAAACTGGTTTAACTTATCGATTCTATAATAAATAATGGCATAATAATAAAAAAATAAGGCAGGAAATGCAAGAAATAAATGTTACTCTTAAAGACTTTCAAGAAAAGTATCAATTAAATTATGTGGCAAGACAAGCAAGTGGCTCTGTATTTTATCAGAATGGAGGCACGGTAATTTTAGCTAGTGTAGCAATTGATGACAAAGATGTGGAGGGAGATTTTTTACCTCTTAGTGTCCAGTATATTGAAAAAGCATATGCAGTAGGGAAGTTTCCTAGTGGTTTTGTCAAAAGAGAAGGAAAACCGGGGGAATTTGAGGTTTTAACTTCGCGTATTATTGATAGGACTTTGCGGCCACTTTTTCCCAAAAATTATAAAAGATCTACACATATTAGTATTTTTGTGTTGAGTTATGATAAAAAAAGTGATTTACAGGTTTGTGCTTTAAACGCTGCAGCAAATGCGCTTTTGGTTTCAGAAGTACCTTTTAGTATTCCTGTGGCTGCTACAAGGATTGCAAGAATTAATCAAAAATTTATTATAAATCCTAATATTGAAGAATTAATACAGTCTAAAATGGATTTATATATATCAGGAAGTTTTGAAGATTTATTGATGATTGAGATGAAGGGGGCAAGTACACAAGAAGATGGTATTAATGAGGAATTGCTTTTAGAGGCTATAGAGCTAGCTAGAGAAAATAATAATAAGCTTTGTAAACAATATCAAGAAAAGATTCAACCATACAAGAAAACCATGCTTCTACTTTCAGAAGAAAAAGGTTTATTTATTACAGAAATTTATGATTTTATACAAAAAAATTATCATGAAAAAGTAAAAAAAATTCTCAATCAAATGTCCAAGAGTGAGCGTAATATGCAGTTAGATTCTCTAGGAGTAGAGATTTTTGAAAATTATAAAGAAGAAAAATCTTGGGAATTAGAGCAGGTGCAAACTACGCTTAATCAATATAAAAAAAATATCATGCGTCAACAAGTTTTAGAGAAAGGAATCCGTGCAGATGGTAGAAATACTAAAGAGGTGCGATCTATTAGTATAGAAACTAATATTTTGCCATATACGCATGGGAGTGTACTTTTTACAAGAGGGCAAACTCAAAGTCTTGTTGTGGCGACATTGGGTAGTGAAAATGATGCACAAGGTAGAGATGGTTTAAGTCTTTCTATGCAAAAAGAGTGTTTTACATTCCATTATAATTTTCCAGGTTTTAGTGTTGGTGAAGCATCTATGATTGGTTCTGTAGGAAGACGCGAATTAGGACATGGAAATCTAGCAAAAAAAGCTCTTGAAGACAGTATTGTGGATAAAACAAGGGTCTTGCGTCTTGTATCAGAAATTTTGGAATCCAATGGTTCAAGCTCCATGGCTAGTGTATGCGGAGGGTCTTTGGCAATGTGTGCTTGCGGCTTAGAAAATACAGGACTTATTGCAGGTGTTGCAATGGGATTAATTAAAGAGGGGGAAAAATATGCAATTTTGACAGATATCATGGGATTAGAAGATCATGATGGAGATATGGATTTTAAAGTTGCAGGTAATAAAGATTATATTACTGCAATGCAGATGGATATTAAGTTGGGTGGTATAGAGTTAAAAATTCTTAAAGAGGCACTCTATCAAGCAAAAGAGGCTAGAATGTATATTTTGGATATTATGGAAGATGCAAAAAGAAAGATAAAAATTAATAATTCTATTTTGCCAAAAATTGAAGTTTTTAAAGTACCTGCAAATAAGATTATTGATATTATTGGTGCTGGTGGAAAAACTATTAAAGAAATTATTGAGAAATTTAACATTAGTATAGATTTGGATCGTGAAAAAAATGAGGTAAAAATCTATAGCACTAATGCTGTAAATGCTTCTGAAGCTAAAAATTATATTTTATGTCTTATTGGAGAGCAGCAAATTTATCAAGAAAATGAAGAAATAGAGGGGATAGTAAAAAAGGTTGTAGATTTTGGTATTTTTGTTTCTTTGCCACGAGGTGGAGGTGATGGATTGTTGCATATTAGTAAATTTACACAGAACAAAAGTGAAAAATCAAGTGATTATTTTAAAGAGGGGCAAAGTGTTAAATGTAGAATTATAGGATTTAACAAAGGAAAAATTGATTTAGATATAATAAAATAATAGAGTTTTAAGGTTTTTTAAGGTTTTTTTTGTAATAATATCAAACTAGATTTTGAGTAGGGGACTTGATCCGAAAGAAAGTAGATTTTTAATTTTTATTAGGAGTATAGTTATGAGATTTTTTCTTGCTATGTTTTTAGGTATGGTTGGTTTTGCATTTGCAGATGATGCAAGTGGAACTGATATGATTAAGGCTTTTTCGGTATTGGCAGCAGTAGTAGGATTAGGGATTGCAGCATTAGGTGGCGCGATTGGTATGGGTCACACAGCAGCAGCTACAATTTCTGGAACAGCTAGAAATCCTGGAATTGGTGGGAAATTATTTTCTACAATGTTTATTGCACTTGCTATGATTGAAGCACAGGTGATTTATACTCTAGTATTCGCAGCAATTGCACTTTATGGAAATCCTTTCTTAGGATAATTTGAAATCAAGGGAGGGGATTTTGCGCTGGTGGTGGAATTGGTAGACACGCCATCTTGAGGGGGTGGTGAGGCAACTCGTGCGAGTTCAAGTCTCGCTCAGCGCACCATGTTTTAAAAATTTGCCGAAGTGGTGAAATTGGTAGACGCGCCAGACTCAAAATCTGGTGGGGGCAACCCCGTGTCGGTTCGATTCCGACCTTCGGCACCATATCTTTAAGAATTGTTATTTTTATTATTTTAGGTTTTGTTTACATCTGTCATATTCTAATAGACTGCTATTTCTATTTTATTTTTTTCATATATATTTTTGTTTTTATTTTCTTTAATTTATTTATTTGTTTTTGTGTTATCATTGCTTAATTTTTTTTAGGATTGATATAATGAAATATTCAAATAAAATACTTAATTTAGCAGAATCAGCAACAATTGCTATTAGTACATTGGCACAAAATTTAAAAGCACAAGGTAAGGATATTTTAAGTTTTTCAACAGGAGAGCCAGATTTTGATACTCCAGAAAAAATTAAACAAGCTGCAATAAAGGCTTTAGAAGAGGGATTTACAAAATATACAGCAGTTGCTGGAATTTTAGATTTAAGAAGAGCGATTGCAGAAAAATTATTTAAAGAAAATTCCCTAAAATACGATCCATCAGAGATTTTAGTGAGTAATGGTGCCAAGCAATCATTATTTAATATTTTTCAAGCCTTAATTAATGAAGGAGATGAAGTGATCATTCCTGCTCCTTATTGGGTGACCTATCCAGAATTAGTGACTTATAGTGGAGGTAAAAATATTTTTATTAATACAGATGAGACGACACAATTTAAAATTACTCCGCAAATGTTGAAAAATGCTTTGAGTGCCAAGACAAAAATATTGGTTCTTACAACCCCATCTAACCCTACAGGAATGGTATATAATAAAGAAGAAATTAAAGCATTATATGAGGTAATCAAAGATACAAATATTTGGGTTGTTAGTGATGAGATGTATGAAAAACTTGTATTTGATGAGGAATTTTGTTCAGTTGCGAGTATCAATGAAGATATGTTACAACGCACAATTACAGTGAATGGATTGTCAAAATCTGTGGCAATGACAGGATGGCGTATAGGATATTTGGCAAGTAAAAATAAAGAACTTATCAAATTAATGGATAATCTTCAGAGTCAATGTACATCAAATATTAATTCTATCACGCAAAAAGCTTCTATTGTGGCGTTAAATGGTAGTGTTGATGACGATATAGAAAAAATGCGTCTTGCTTTTAAGGAACGGAGAGATTTAGCATGTAGCCTAATTGATTCTATACCTAGTCTTAGCGTGATGAAACCTCAAGGAGCTTTTTATCTTTTTATTAATTTAAAATCTTTAGAAATTTATAGAAACAATTCCATGGCCTTTGCAAAAGATTTATTAGAAGATCAAGGGGTTGCAATTGTTCCAGGTGTAGCATTTGGAATGGAGGGGTATGTGCGTTTATCTTTTGCATGCTCTGTGGAGCAGATTGAAAAAGGGATGGAGAGAATCAAAAATTTTATCGCTAAAATAAAATAATTTTTGCTACTTATAAAGATTCATGACTTAGTTTAAGACTAAGCCTTTTTAACTTATTATTTATTCTGTTTTATTTTTTAGCGTATAGCGCCCCTATTTACTTCTTTGAAGTGATTTCTATTTTTAAAAGAGCGTCTTTGTGGGTTTTTTTCTAGGTTTGGATCATAGGGTTGAAACACTTGTTTAGTGTTTCTTTTTCTTTGAACCTCTTTTGGCCTTACGCTATATCTACCTTTTGGTTTTTTGATAATTTGTCCAAATTTATATCGTAAACCCGTAGATAAGAGCCAGTAGGTATTGATTTTTCCAAAAAATTCTGTTTTAAAATCTGCAAAAAATCGCAAGCTATCATAAAAGAGTAAAACCTCTGCACCAAGCCCTAGCCCTAAATGATGTTGTCCTTTCTTATCGTTATTAAAAAGAGGAATATTTGCATCATCAATTAGCATAATTTTTCCTCCTGTATTTAAATCATAAGAATAAGTAATTTGCGTATTTGCTTTAACAGAAAAATTTCCATAATCATAGCGTTTTACCCCGAGTACGCCAATTTTTGTAATAAGTGCAGGAGAGGCATCAAGAGCAGATTTTACAGTGTAATTTGTTGTTTTGTCTAAAAAATCTAATCTTGCGTTGGATATGATTCCAGGGGTTAATGAGATAAATGGCTGAATATAAAAGCGACTATCCCTTACATAGCCTACAGAAATATCATTACGGCAAAAAAGTTTCCCATCTCCACCTTTTTTGCATTTTTGAATTGTTTTATTACGCGCATTTCTAAAAGGATAAAAACTATAGCCAATTCTTAAATTTACTAAGAAAATATTAGCATAAAAATCAAAAGGTGTCTTTGCTTGAATGAGACTATTTGTTGAGTGACCTAAAATGTATTTAATTTTTCCATCTATAAATAAATCATCATTTTTAATAAATCCCCCATAAAATCCAAAACCATAAGCTTTTGTAGATCCTGTATAACCTTTATCACTTCCAAAAAGCTCTAAAAAGTCAAAACTTCCTCCAAAAAAATATCGCATATCCTGGATATTTGCTCCATAGTCAAATCCACCTTGTAGGCTATAAAAAAGATTTTGTGTTGTTTCTTTTTTGTCAAAATCATTTTTTTGATAGATTCCACCACCATATACTTTAAACCATGCACCAAAATTCATAGGAGGAAAAAGAAGATCATTGATGCGATTATTAATACTATCTGCTTCAAGCTTGAAGATTCTATAAGGTATGGAGAAAATATTAAAAAGTGTTTTTGCAGTTTGATTGGGAACATAATCAATTTGTGCTAATACCCAGTCAGTCCCTCCACCTTGCCCTGGGATTTTTGCTAGTGTGGGGATATAGTTATAGATTCCCGTGATGGTTTCAAGCCCAATAAAATCCCCCTGTACTTCATTTGCATGGGCTACTATCATATTTTTTCCTGCTACATCAAAGCTAAGTCGTGAACCTTTTTGATAGAGTTGTATATAGTGATTGCCTGAAAGTTTTTCTGTGCTTACTTTATCAACCATTGCTTTTGGGACATCTGCCATCAAGCGAAATACCCCAGAATTTCCTTTTAGTTCTCTTTGGATTTTTAATTCACGCTTTTTGAAATCCGCATCGCTAGTAAGCCTAGAATTTTCTCCATCATCAGCAATTGTAGTAAAATCTACGACAGCAATTTTTTCGATATTTCCATATTGATTTTTTATATCATTGGCATTGTTATTTGCTACAAGAGTCCGTATCGCAGAATTAGCAGTTAAAAACCATTTTCCTCCCTTATCAAGTAATAGTTCCGCATTTGCTTGCCCTTGTAAAGAGAATCTCCCTTGGAAAAAACTCATAGGATTGGTTAGATGGATAATGGCTTCACTTTTTGTTGTAGATGCTAACTCTACAGCAATATCTCCTTTGAGTTGAATAATATTATTGGGATTGTAGGTGGTTTTTGTATCGGGATTGTAGTTAATATAAAAAACACCATTTCCACTAATACTTGTAATGCTACGATATCCTACACCAGAGCCATGCCATCCTAGAGATTTTTGCATTTTTGAGACATCAATAAAGGTGTTTTGATTAAAATAATATCCTCCATCTCCATCATTAACATTAAAAATTCCTCGTGTGATATAAAAATTTTCTGTGGCATCTACATAAATATCTGTGTTAAATTTAAAAATAGCAGGTAGATCTGAATGTCTGCGTCTTGTGAGAAATACTCCTTCTACAGGTGAAGCTGAGTGAGGATTTGGTAGAGAGAGGAGGTTTAGTCTAAAACTTCCACCTTTAATTTCATAAGTTTTTCCTCCCTCGCCTCGGAAAAATACTGCCGCCCAACTCCCATAATTCCCAGTGGTAGTAAGATTTACTGTAAGATTGGCATTATTATTTAGAGTAAGAGTATTATATGTACTAAAAATTGCTCCTGTGTAGCAGTCGCTTTGATCGGAATTACAGCCATAAAAGCCACCTGCCCCATTTGGGGTATTATCAAGGTTTATCTGTATATTTAGTGTAGTATCAGCATCGTATTTTTCTTGTATTTGTGTGACGGTTTTATTTGTAGCAGAAAAAAGTGGAGAAAAGAACAATGATATGAAAACAAGACACAGGCTTTTTTTCAAATAAATATTCCTTCGTGGTAGTTTTACATAATGTTTTAATTTAATTTTATTTCTAATTATAGAATCTTTTTTGATAGGTAAGTAATAATCGTTCCACAAAGAGAGAATTAGTAAAAAAGTGGAATAGAGCCAGTATAAAATACAATTTAAAAGCTTTTTTTTAGATTTTTATTAGTAAAATAGCAAAATTTTATATTCTAGGAAGGTAGCATGCCAAAGCGCAAAGATATCAAGACGATTTTGTTGATTGGGTCAGGTCCCATAGTTATTGGTCAAGCTTGTGAGTTTGATTATTCTGGTACACAAGCAGTAAAAACGCTAAAATCATTGGGATATCGGGTAGTTTTGATTAATTCAAACCCTGCGACAATTATGACAGATCCTGAATTTGCAGATAGAACTTATATTGAACCTATTACTGAGGAAATTATTGCAGCAATTATAAAAAATGAAAAAGTTGATGCTATCCTTCCTACTATGGGTGGACAGACTGCTTTAAATGTTGCTATGAAAATGTATGAAAAAGGTATGCTTGAGGGTGTGGAGTTTTTGGGGGCTAAGCCTGAAGCGATTAAAAAAGGTGAGGATCGACAAGCATTTAAAGAAGCGATGTTAAAAATTGGTATGGATCTTCCAAAATCTTTTTATGCATATAATGAAGAGCAAGCACTTGAAGCGATCAAAGAAATTGGTTTCCCTGTGATTATTCGTGCTAGTTTTACATTGGCTGGTGGAGGTAGTGGGGTAGCTTATAATATTGAAGAGTATAAAAATTTAGTAAAAATAGGGCTTGAAGCAAGTCCAATCAATGAAATTTTGATTGAAGAATCGTTGTTGGGATGGAAAGAATATGAAATGGAGGTAATCCGCGATAAGAATGATAATTGTATTATTGTATGCTCGATTGAAAATCTTGATCCCATGGGGGTGCATACAGGAGATTCTATTACCATTGCACCTGCTTTAAGTCTTACTGATAAAGAATATCAGCGTATGAGAGATTATTCTTTTGCAATTTTACGCGAGATCGGTG encodes:
- a CDS encoding autotransporter outer membrane beta-barrel domain-containing protein produces the protein MKKSLCLVFISLFFSPLFSATNKTVTQIQEKYDADTTLNIQINLDNTPNGAGGFYGCNSDQSDCYTGAIFSTYNTLTLNNNANLTVNLTTTGNYGSWAAVFFRGEGGKTYEIKGGSFRLNLLSLPNPHSASPVEGVFLTRRRHSDLPAIFKFNTDIYVDATENFYITRGIFNVNDGDGGYYFNQNTFIDVSKMQKSLGWHGSGVGYRSITSISGNGVFYINYNPDTKTTYNPNNIIQLKGDIAVELASTTKSEAIIHLTNPMSFFQGRFSLQGQANAELLLDKGGKWFLTANSAIRTLVANNNANDIKNQYGNIEKIAVVDFTTIADDGENSRLTSDADFKKRELKIQRELKGNSGVFRLMADVPKAMVDKVSTEKLSGNHYIQLYQKGSRLSFDVAGKNMIVAHANEVQGDFIGLETITGIYNYIPTLAKIPGQGGGTDWVLAQIDYVPNQTAKTLFNIFSIPYRIFKLEADSINNRINDLLFPPMNFGAWFKVYGGGIYQKNDFDKKETTQNLFYSLQGGFDYGANIQDMRYFFGGSFDFLELFGSDKGYTGSTKAYGFGFYGGFIKNDDLFIDGKIKYILGHSTNSLIQAKTPFDFYANIFLVNLRIGYSFYPFRNARNKTIQKCKKGGDGKLFCRNDISVGYVRDSRFYIQPFISLTPGIISNARLDFLDKTTNYTVKSALDASPALITKIGVLGVKRYDYGNFSVKANTQITYSYDLNTGGKIMLIDDANIPLFNNDKKGQHHLGLGLGAEVLLFYDSLRFFADFKTEFFGKINTYWLLSTGLRYKFGQIIKKPKGRYSVRPKEVQRKRNTKQVFQPYDPNLEKNPQRRSFKNRNHFKEVNRGAIR
- a CDS encoding LPS-assembly protein LptD, whose product is MKNIFIFFLLCCVIFAEVGLEKFDKDDNKIFELLADKVYQKDQKIHAEGNAVLLNNDIYIIAQKIIYDQAARKAEVEGDVKIYKGGNLYAQSKKMLLNVSENYMLIEPFYVQDTETGMWINAKFADSSNKKYYFKRAVISGCSIERPVWHMNVSSGSFDSEKSILSIWNPTLYLGSVPVFYFPYLRLSVKDERSTGFLYPQFASSSREGFIYMQPFYLALQKFWDMTFTPQVRTQRGVGGEVELRIADPSNNLFYFKTGYFYNKKSYVEEFNLRNKEVFGFEFFYSNENPLQKYFGVKHPFKNGLFLDFLYMNDLDYLRLEQFNARITDGTRVSKANVFAQTQDHYFGLNFRYFLNLNKINNDTTFQTLPNVQYHKYLDNLFFKDLLYSVDYGFRNTYRDVGYGYVENSLKIPVGMQFSLLKKYLSLGIWSDLYISNLGINNSSKSYINKDITTRGFGNFVSTNLHVILNTDLAKSYDKVFHVMQFEASLTIPYFKHSDGLLHEKFFTSNDYGQYYNKATGQYNINGNFYNDIWNPSTLGEYVTTLKRLDMKMMHYFYGIGGKELFYWRILQGLNFDDPVAFYRNPLENKIGFSPVDGLDLSAIFSYSFYYQNIQEISISATYNRKYLKSGITYYIKNQFIDITTLKQATTSANYLSFNFSNDFGYFGLNASASLNFNNWGKYRDYSTVVTNWSVGIFKNIRCFGFALKLASQRTPILTNDTNSGGYASSVLNNTYIKFEFSFVPLAQTGLTYRFYNK
- a CDS encoding F0F1 ATP synthase subunit C; the protein is MRFFLAMFLGMVGFAFADDASGTDMIKAFSVLAAVVGLGIAALGGAIGMGHTAAATISGTARNPGIGGKLFSTMFIALAMIEAQVIYTLVFAAIALYGNPFLG
- a CDS encoding pyridoxal phosphate-dependent aminotransferase; this translates as MKYSNKILNLAESATIAISTLAQNLKAQGKDILSFSTGEPDFDTPEKIKQAAIKALEEGFTKYTAVAGILDLRRAIAEKLFKENSLKYDPSEILVSNGAKQSLFNIFQALINEGDEVIIPAPYWVTYPELVTYSGGKNIFINTDETTQFKITPQMLKNALSAKTKILVLTTPSNPTGMVYNKEEIKALYEVIKDTNIWVVSDEMYEKLVFDEEFCSVASINEDMLQRTITVNGLSKSVAMTGWRIGYLASKNKELIKLMDNLQSQCTSNINSITQKASIVALNGSVDDDIEKMRLAFKERRDLACSLIDSIPSLSVMKPQGAFYLFINLKSLEIYRNNSMAFAKDLLEDQGVAIVPGVAFGMEGYVRLSFACSVEQIEKGMERIKNFIAKIK
- a CDS encoding polyribonucleotide nucleotidyltransferase, translating into MQEINVTLKDFQEKYQLNYVARQASGSVFYQNGGTVILASVAIDDKDVEGDFLPLSVQYIEKAYAVGKFPSGFVKREGKPGEFEVLTSRIIDRTLRPLFPKNYKRSTHISIFVLSYDKKSDLQVCALNAAANALLVSEVPFSIPVAATRIARINQKFIINPNIEELIQSKMDLYISGSFEDLLMIEMKGASTQEDGINEELLLEAIELARENNNKLCKQYQEKIQPYKKTMLLLSEEKGLFITEIYDFIQKNYHEKVKKILNQMSKSERNMQLDSLGVEIFENYKEEKSWELEQVQTTLNQYKKNIMRQQVLEKGIRADGRNTKEVRSISIETNILPYTHGSVLFTRGQTQSLVVATLGSENDAQGRDGLSLSMQKECFTFHYNFPGFSVGEASMIGSVGRRELGHGNLAKKALEDSIVDKTRVLRLVSEILESNGSSSMASVCGGSLAMCACGLENTGLIAGVAMGLIKEGEKYAILTDIMGLEDHDGDMDFKVAGNKDYITAMQMDIKLGGIELKILKEALYQAKEARMYILDIMEDAKRKIKINNSILPKIEVFKVPANKIIDIIGAGGKTIKEIIEKFNISIDLDREKNEVKIYSTNAVNASEAKNYILCLIGEQQIYQENEEIEGIVKKVVDFGIFVSLPRGGGDGLLHISKFTQNKSEKSSDYFKEGQSVKCRIIGFNKGKIDLDIIK